A region from the Flavobacteriales bacterium genome encodes:
- a CDS encoding YdeI/OmpD-associated family protein, translated as MPAPVDPTTFSSTQELRRWLQRNHTSAAELWAELVKQAAAGDGVTYQEAADLMLCFGWTEAVRYGSTTNRFVMRFVPRRKKSIWSSRNIKRAQELIAAGEMTPAGLAAFEDRDVVRSEQYSYERNAVGLSPAYEKRFKANKPAWAWWKAAPMSYTKAAAWWVMSAKQEATRERRFVMLLEHCSKGKKLKLFTRPGER; from the coding sequence ATGCCTGCACCGGTTGATCCGACCACCTTCAGCAGCACGCAGGAGTTGCGACGGTGGTTGCAACGGAACCACACGTCAGCCGCTGAGCTCTGGGCTGAACTCGTGAAGCAAGCCGCAGCTGGCGATGGCGTCACCTATCAGGAGGCCGCGGACCTCATGCTGTGCTTCGGCTGGACGGAAGCGGTGCGCTACGGAAGCACCACCAATCGTTTCGTGATGCGCTTCGTGCCGCGCCGGAAGAAGAGCATTTGGAGTTCGCGGAACATCAAGCGGGCGCAAGAACTCATCGCGGCTGGGGAGATGACACCTGCCGGCTTGGCTGCGTTCGAGGACCGTGACGTTGTGCGCAGCGAGCAGTACAGCTACGAGCGCAACGCCGTTGGACTTTCACCGGCGTACGAGAAGCGCTTCAAGGCCAACAAGCCTGCCTGGGCCTGGTGGAAAGCCGCGCCCATGAGCTACACCAAAGCCGCAGCGTGGTGGGTAATGAGCGCCAAGCAGGAAGCTACGCGCGAGCGGCGGTTCGTGATGCTATTGGAGCACTGCTCGAAAGGGAAGAAGCTGAAGCTGTTCACAAGGCCCGGGGAGAGGTGA
- a CDS encoding AMP-binding protein, translated as MQRSEVTTPAARLTAQEWATAQADRLRAHIADLQRRSPWYRELLAANHMSSDDLRSLDDLKAFPFTVREQLEAHNAKFLAVDRSAIRDHATTSGTTGQPVPLPQTEQDLQRLAINEANSLRMAGVTASDTLQLMTTIDKRFMAGLAYQMGVRSIGAAMVRMGPGDAAAQWDAIQRFKPTVLIAVPSFLLRMIGFAREQGIDPRTSSVRRVVCIGEPITTADLAPNALATRINEGWPVDLVSTYASTEMCTASTERSPASGAVVQHDLIHVEVIGDDNQPVPAGTPGEVVVTPFGVEGMPLLRFRTGDICAWHEGAGPNGYERRLGPVLGRKQQRLKIKGTTVFPAQVLDALAACRQVGSYVAIAESDELGNDRLVVMLDASAEAEPAVLDVLRAKLRVAPTIVRTDAGRIDTLALPPGARKPQRFIDRRKSNT; from the coding sequence ATGCAACGCAGTGAAGTGACAACGCCTGCGGCCCGGCTCACCGCCCAAGAATGGGCCACCGCACAAGCGGATCGTTTGCGTGCGCACATCGCCGATCTGCAACGTCGTTCACCGTGGTACCGCGAGCTTTTGGCCGCGAACCATATGAGCTCCGATGACCTGCGCTCTTTGGACGACCTGAAGGCATTCCCATTCACCGTTCGGGAGCAGCTTGAAGCCCACAACGCCAAGTTCCTCGCGGTGGATCGAAGCGCCATCCGCGACCATGCCACCACCAGCGGCACCACCGGCCAGCCGGTTCCTCTTCCGCAGACCGAGCAAGACCTTCAGCGACTTGCGATCAACGAAGCCAATAGCCTGCGCATGGCCGGGGTCACAGCATCAGACACGTTGCAGTTGATGACCACCATCGACAAGCGCTTCATGGCCGGGCTTGCCTACCAGATGGGCGTACGCAGCATAGGTGCGGCCATGGTGCGCATGGGCCCTGGTGATGCTGCCGCGCAATGGGATGCCATCCAACGTTTCAAGCCCACCGTGCTCATTGCCGTGCCTTCGTTCTTGCTGCGGATGATCGGCTTCGCGCGGGAGCAAGGCATCGATCCGCGAACGAGCAGTGTACGCCGTGTAGTGTGCATCGGTGAACCGATCACCACGGCTGATCTGGCCCCGAACGCTTTGGCAACGCGCATCAACGAAGGTTGGCCCGTGGACCTGGTGAGCACTTATGCCAGCACGGAGATGTGCACGGCCAGCACCGAGCGATCCCCCGCCTCGGGTGCCGTGGTGCAGCACGACCTCATCCATGTTGAAGTGATCGGCGACGACAACCAACCCGTTCCTGCGGGCACACCCGGCGAAGTGGTAGTGACGCCCTTCGGAGTTGAAGGCATGCCATTGCTCCGCTTCCGCACCGGGGATATCTGCGCTTGGCATGAAGGTGCCGGCCCGAACGGATACGAGCGCCGGCTGGGGCCTGTCCTCGGCCGCAAGCAGCAACGCCTGAAGATCAAGGGCACCACCGTTTTCCCTGCCCAAGTGCTGGATGCCTTGGCGGCTTGCCGACAAGTCGGGAGCTATGTGGCCATTGCCGAGAGCGATGAACTGGGCAACGACCGGTTGGTGGTGATGCTGGATGCTTCGGCTGAGGCTGAACCTGCGGTTTTGGACGTCCTCCGGGCGAAACTCCGTGTAGCACCAACGATCGTCAGGACCGATGCGGGGCGTATCGATACTTTGGCCCTGCCGCCCGGCGCCCGGAAGCCTCAGCGTTTCATCGACCGGCGGAAGAGCAACACTTGA
- a CDS encoding isocitrate dehydrogenase (NADP(+)): MSKIKVANPVVELDGDEMTRIIWQWIKEQLILPYVEVPIDYYDLGIQHRDATDDKVTVDSAKAILKHSVGIKCATITPDEARVTEFGLKQMWKSPNGTIRNILNGTVFREPIVIKNIPRLVPGWTKPIVIGRHAFGDQYRATDAVIKGKGKLTLTFQPADGSPATSWNVYDFEGDGVALSMYNTDESIDGFARSCFNLALQKKWPLYFSSKNTILKKYDGRFKDIFQSVYEKDYAAAFKEAGITYEHRLIDDMVASALKWSGGFIWACKNYDGDVQSDIVAQGFGSLGLMTSVLITPDGKTIEAEAAHGTVTRHYRNHQEGKPTSTNPIASIFAWTQGLAFRGKLDGNEALIKFAKTLERTCIETVEEGQMTKDLAVCIHGEKVSAEHYLTTDKFMAALREGLERRMA, from the coding sequence ATGTCGAAGATCAAGGTGGCCAACCCCGTAGTGGAACTCGATGGTGATGAAATGACCCGCATCATCTGGCAGTGGATCAAGGAGCAACTGATCCTGCCCTACGTGGAAGTGCCCATCGACTATTACGATCTCGGCATTCAGCACCGCGACGCCACCGACGACAAGGTGACCGTGGACAGCGCCAAGGCCATCCTGAAGCACAGCGTGGGCATCAAGTGCGCCACCATCACCCCGGACGAGGCACGCGTTACGGAGTTCGGGTTGAAGCAGATGTGGAAGAGCCCCAACGGCACCATCCGCAACATCCTCAACGGCACCGTGTTCCGCGAGCCGATCGTCATCAAGAACATCCCGCGTCTGGTGCCCGGTTGGACAAAGCCCATCGTCATCGGTCGCCACGCGTTCGGCGACCAGTACCGCGCCACCGATGCCGTCATCAAAGGCAAGGGCAAGCTCACGCTCACCTTCCAACCTGCCGACGGAAGTCCGGCCACCAGCTGGAACGTGTACGACTTCGAAGGCGATGGCGTGGCGCTGAGCATGTACAACACCGACGAGAGCATCGACGGGTTCGCCCGCAGCTGCTTCAACCTGGCCTTGCAGAAGAAATGGCCACTGTACTTCAGCAGCAAGAACACCATCCTGAAGAAGTACGACGGCCGCTTCAAGGACATCTTCCAAAGCGTTTACGAGAAGGACTACGCAGCCGCGTTCAAGGAAGCCGGCATCACCTACGAGCACCGCCTCATCGACGACATGGTGGCCAGCGCGCTGAAGTGGAGCGGCGGTTTCATCTGGGCGTGCAAGAACTACGACGGCGACGTGCAGAGCGACATCGTTGCACAGGGCTTCGGTTCACTGGGCCTGATGACCAGCGTGCTCATCACCCCCGACGGCAAGACGATCGAAGCGGAAGCCGCGCACGGCACCGTTACGCGCCACTACCGCAACCACCAGGAAGGCAAACCCACCAGCACCAACCCCATCGCCAGCATCTTCGCGTGGACGCAAGGCCTAGCCTTCCGTGGCAAGCTCGATGGCAATGAGGCGCTCATCAAGTTCGCCAAAACCTTGGAGCGCACCTGCATCGAAACGGTGGAAGAAGGCCAGATGACCAAGGACCTTGCGGTGTGCATCCACGGCGAGAAGGTCTCTGCCGAGCACTACCTCACCACGGATAAGTTCATGGCTGCGCTGAGGGAGGGGTTGGAACGGAGGATGGCGTGA
- a CDS encoding AAA family ATPase, translating into MASPKFTNPFRPGAGHPPPYLAGREEEKREFEKMLEQDVVLDNLILTGLRGVGKTVLLETFKPIALKHGWLWAGTDLSESATVSEHNLAIRVMADLAPLVTGLQIAEQEHPRVGFKATPRKEPVLLSYELLESVYTSTPGLVADKLKAVLELVWHALQPTKIKGIILAYDEAQNLSDQAVQGQYPLSLLLEVFQSLQKKGFLYMLVLTGLPTLFPKLVEARTFAERMFHVTMLDKLNSKASREAIQRPIQQQSCPVSFEEREIKEIISSSGGYPYFIQFICRECFDSFLQQQARGVVKPMVSVGQIVRKLDSDFYAGRWNKVTDRQRELLSVIAGLKNANDEFSVQQIVERASSELSKGFSPSQVTQMLSKLSENGLVFKNRHGRYSFAVPLLGDFIQRQMTVK; encoded by the coding sequence ATGGCCTCTCCAAAGTTCACTAACCCGTTCCGTCCTGGTGCAGGACACCCACCGCCCTATCTGGCTGGGCGCGAAGAGGAAAAACGCGAGTTCGAGAAGATGCTCGAACAGGACGTGGTTCTTGACAATCTCATTCTCACCGGCCTCCGCGGTGTTGGGAAGACCGTCCTTCTGGAAACCTTCAAGCCGATCGCACTGAAGCACGGCTGGTTATGGGCAGGCACCGATCTGAGCGAATCAGCTACGGTGAGCGAACATAACCTGGCGATCCGCGTGATGGCCGACTTGGCCCCACTGGTCACGGGATTGCAGATCGCCGAACAAGAACATCCTCGCGTTGGTTTCAAGGCCACACCACGAAAGGAGCCAGTGCTACTGAGCTACGAATTGCTGGAAAGCGTTTATACGAGCACGCCGGGCTTGGTCGCGGACAAATTGAAGGCCGTGCTCGAGCTTGTTTGGCACGCACTGCAACCCACCAAGATCAAAGGGATCATCCTGGCATACGATGAGGCCCAGAACCTGTCCGATCAAGCAGTTCAAGGACAATACCCCCTCTCCTTGCTCCTTGAGGTTTTCCAGTCCTTGCAAAAAAAGGGCTTCTTGTACATGCTGGTGCTCACAGGCCTGCCAACCCTGTTCCCCAAGCTCGTCGAGGCGCGGACGTTCGCTGAAAGGATGTTCCACGTCACGATGCTCGACAAGCTCAACTCAAAAGCATCGCGAGAAGCGATCCAACGCCCCATTCAACAACAGAGCTGTCCAGTGAGCTTCGAGGAGCGCGAGATCAAAGAGATCATCTCAAGCTCCGGCGGATACCCCTACTTCATCCAGTTCATATGCCGAGAGTGTTTCGACAGCTTCTTGCAGCAACAGGCAAGGGGAGTTGTAAAGCCCATGGTCAGCGTGGGGCAGATCGTGCGGAAGCTGGACTCGGACTTCTATGCTGGCCGTTGGAACAAAGTCACGGACCGGCAAAGGGAGTTGCTTTCTGTGATAGCCGGTCTCAAGAACGCCAACGACGAATTCAGCGTGCAGCAGATAGTTGAACGCGCCTCCTCCGAGCTTTCCAAAGGATTCAGTCCAAGCCAAGTGACCCAGATGCTTTCGAAGCTCTCGGAGAACGGTTTGGTGTTCAAGAACCGACATGGCAGATACAGCTTCGCCGTACCACTCCTTGGCGATTTCATCCAACGGCAAATGACAGTCAAGTGA
- a CDS encoding peptidase C45, producing MLRIVVFSALLMGVLLTWFYFTVRVPEPVTSADVLQLPERSMDAEGRWRSGHNWLGRNDHGLYEVYVEGDDLQRGLTYGVLAQELVVKQEEIFVDRLRALVPNEGWLKSLKYITAWFNRDLPEHVPDEFEREIFGVSRSFSDAYDFVGPKYHRALNYHAAHDIGHALQDLALVGCTSFAAWDSATIDGELLIGRNFDFYMGEEFAKDKLITFIRPRHGIPFMTVSWGGFMGAASGMNTEGLTVTINAAKSATPWGAKTPISLLAREILQYASNIDSAVAIAGRRDVFVSESILVGSARDGRAIIIEKAPDGMDVTTTEGDRLVCANHYQSPHFKDSDANTSNLLRSDSKTRWDRMNTLLDAEDSLDAEAAVRILRDRKGPNNEDIGMGNPMSINQLIAHHGIVFQPMKRRVWVSAYPYQEGAFVCYDLTAVFSRCATNTVAGPVHNEALTIAADGFLASPEGQGHTFFAKMHGELHDHVLAGKAYSLSAADEQRFIASNPKSYLTYADLGDLYRSMGEHKKAAAYYAQALEHTVASLAERERITNAMNECNAVK from the coding sequence TTGCTGCGCATTGTCGTGTTCAGCGCGTTGCTGATGGGCGTGCTGCTCACCTGGTTCTACTTCACGGTGCGGGTACCTGAGCCAGTGACTTCCGCCGATGTACTTCAACTCCCGGAGCGCAGCATGGACGCCGAAGGCCGCTGGCGATCGGGCCACAACTGGTTGGGGCGCAACGATCATGGGCTTTACGAGGTGTATGTTGAAGGTGACGACCTGCAACGGGGGCTCACTTACGGTGTGCTCGCCCAAGAACTGGTGGTGAAGCAGGAGGAGATCTTCGTGGACCGCTTACGCGCGTTGGTGCCCAACGAGGGATGGCTGAAGTCGCTGAAGTACATCACGGCATGGTTCAACCGCGACCTGCCGGAACATGTGCCTGACGAGTTCGAGCGCGAGATCTTCGGTGTGAGCCGCTCGTTCAGCGATGCCTACGATTTCGTGGGCCCGAAATACCATCGGGCGCTGAACTACCACGCGGCGCACGACATCGGTCATGCCCTGCAGGACCTTGCCTTGGTGGGGTGCACCAGTTTCGCTGCTTGGGACAGCGCCACTATTGACGGCGAGTTGCTCATCGGGCGGAACTTCGACTTCTACATGGGCGAGGAGTTCGCCAAGGACAAGCTCATCACCTTTATCCGGCCCCGTCACGGGATCCCGTTCATGACGGTATCGTGGGGCGGCTTCATGGGCGCTGCGAGCGGCATGAACACCGAGGGTCTCACCGTTACCATCAACGCCGCGAAGAGCGCAACGCCGTGGGGCGCAAAAACGCCGATCAGTTTGCTGGCGCGAGAGATCCTTCAGTACGCTTCGAACATTGACTCCGCTGTGGCCATAGCCGGACGGCGCGACGTTTTTGTGAGCGAGTCCATCCTGGTGGGTAGCGCTCGCGACGGCCGCGCGATCATTATCGAAAAGGCCCCCGACGGCATGGACGTGACCACGACCGAAGGCGACCGCCTGGTTTGTGCCAACCATTACCAGAGCCCGCACTTCAAGGACAGCGACGCGAACACCTCGAACCTTCTGCGAAGCGACAGCAAGACGCGCTGGGACCGCATGAACACGTTGCTGGATGCCGAAGACAGCTTGGATGCCGAAGCCGCCGTGCGGATCCTCCGCGACCGGAAAGGCCCGAACAACGAAGACATCGGGATGGGCAATCCGATGAGCATCAACCAGCTCATCGCGCACCACGGTATCGTGTTCCAGCCCATGAAGCGCCGCGTGTGGGTGAGCGCCTACCCTTACCAGGAAGGTGCGTTCGTGTGCTATGACCTCACGGCCGTGTTCAGCCGTTGCGCCACGAATACCGTTGCTGGACCCGTGCACAATGAAGCGCTGACCATTGCTGCGGACGGCTTCCTGGCTTCACCCGAGGGCCAGGGCCACACTTTTTTTGCCAAGATGCATGGTGAACTGCACGACCATGTTCTGGCCGGAAAGGCTTACTCCCTGAGCGCTGCTGACGAACAGCGTTTCATCGCGAGCAACCCGAAGAGTTACCTCACCTACGCCGATCTTGGCGACCTGTACCGGAGCATGGGCGAACACAAGAAGGCAGCGGCGTATTACGCGCAGGCATTGGAGCATACCGTGGCAAGCCTGGCCGAGCGCGAACGCATCACGAACGCGATGAACGAATGCAACGCAGTGAAGTGA
- a CDS encoding MATE family efflux transporter: MPRSPHPLTRRELDHLAVPAIISGIAEPVIALVDMGFVRELGDASVAAVGIGSSFFLLVVWVLAQTRSAVLAVVARYYGEQRLSGILGLVPLAIWMNFGLGLVFFSITNAFSEEIFRLYNADGEVLRLAVDYFHVRSFGFPFVLATFAMTGAFRGIQNMRWSMWISIIGAAVNLALNPVLIFGWNDVPALGVVGSSWSSFAAQITMFFTAIVVLKLRTPFELFPRTWRHPELASLWLLSGNLFARTIALNACYYFGARLATGHGVLHSAAHSAAMNIWLFSAFFIDGYAAAGSVLVGRFSGERNLKELYRVSWQVVRRSVLIGIILAVIYGISYPWIGGMFTESAGALLLFNGVFWLVIITQPINAVAFAFDGIFKGFGDGKSLRNVLLISTFGVFLPVAIVGDHLGWELHAVWAAFLLWMTCRGLMLSLAFERDYGPRSLRRRRTA; the protein is encoded by the coding sequence TTGCCAAGATCCCCGCACCCGCTCACCCGCCGCGAACTGGACCATCTGGCGGTGCCTGCCATCATCAGTGGCATCGCTGAGCCGGTGATCGCGCTGGTGGACATGGGGTTCGTGCGCGAGCTCGGCGATGCCTCGGTGGCTGCCGTTGGCATCGGCAGCAGTTTCTTCCTGCTGGTGGTTTGGGTGCTGGCCCAAACGCGCAGCGCGGTGCTTGCCGTGGTGGCACGCTACTATGGCGAGCAACGCCTCAGCGGCATCCTAGGCCTGGTGCCACTGGCCATCTGGATGAACTTCGGACTGGGGCTCGTCTTCTTCAGCATCACCAATGCGTTCTCGGAAGAGATCTTCCGGTTGTACAATGCCGATGGCGAAGTGCTGCGCCTGGCAGTGGACTACTTCCACGTGCGCAGCTTCGGCTTCCCCTTCGTGCTGGCCACGTTCGCCATGACGGGTGCGTTCCGTGGCATCCAGAACATGCGGTGGAGCATGTGGATCAGCATCATCGGTGCAGCGGTGAACCTTGCGTTGAACCCGGTGCTGATCTTCGGGTGGAACGATGTCCCTGCGCTCGGCGTGGTGGGGTCGTCGTGGTCCAGCTTCGCGGCGCAGATCACCATGTTCTTCACGGCCATCGTGGTGCTGAAACTGCGCACGCCGTTCGAGCTGTTCCCGCGCACATGGCGGCATCCGGAGCTGGCCTCGTTGTGGTTGCTCAGCGGCAATCTGTTCGCGCGCACCATCGCCCTCAACGCGTGCTACTACTTCGGTGCACGCCTGGCCACCGGACACGGCGTGCTGCACAGCGCGGCCCATAGCGCGGCCATGAACATCTGGCTCTTCAGCGCCTTCTTCATCGATGGCTACGCCGCCGCGGGCAGTGTGCTTGTGGGCCGTTTCAGCGGTGAGCGCAACTTGAAGGAACTGTACCGCGTAAGCTGGCAGGTGGTGCGGCGCAGCGTGCTCATCGGCATCATCCTCGCTGTGATCTATGGCATCTCCTACCCGTGGATCGGTGGCATGTTCACCGAAAGCGCCGGTGCGCTCTTGCTGTTCAATGGTGTGTTCTGGCTGGTGATCATCACGCAGCCGATCAACGCGGTGGCCTTCGCCTTCGATGGCATCTTCAAAGGCTTCGGCGATGGCAAGAGCCTGCGCAACGTCCTGCTCATTTCCACCTTCGGCGTGTTCCTGCCCGTGGCCATCGTGGGCGACCACTTGGGCTGGGAGTTGCACGCCGTTTGGGCCGCCTTCCTGCTCTGGATGACCTGTCGCGGGCTGATGCTGTCCCTTGCCTTCGAGCGCGATTACGGCCCGCGGTCGCTGCGGCGGCGGCGCACGGCCTGA
- a CDS encoding gliding motility-associated C-terminal domain-containing protein — protein sequence MSVKALNPTDGLLSRPLKTNLMVRSLPRTVLPFLFACLLPLFSAASHVSGVDIGYECLGNNQYMITLNIFRDCDGITMSNTEDVEITSSCGQSLTVTLQQAPGTGYEISQLCPTDLPNSTCGGGGLPGMEYYTYQGIVTLNPPCNSWTVGWGTCCRNVSANVPTSNLDDIWAEAVLNTATAPCNNSPIFTAQPIPYVCAGFPVSYNYGVFDPDGDSLVFSFVPGQMFNNSYLTYGAGFSGSNPVPGITLDPNTGEVAFNVAVTGNYIVVVQVDQYDSNGNLVGSVMRDMQFTVIACTNIPPMAPAAYTNFSGTALSTGPTSLEMCLGDQFCMDLTFTDADVGDTLTLSSNITLALPGATFTQTGVNPATATVCWTAIAGTSPVTTFSVVAEDDACPVTGLAQQTITVLFLPRTLTVEDSLLCEPAPVTLTTIGGTVFTWSVLSGDPIQLGVNFSCNPCADPVATPANTTTYEVVSDLQSTCVNRDTVTIYVIPPFGFNTVTPYQTTCNGDSDGYVEVEPWGTAGPAWNWEVFDANNTSVLATTTNAGTTLSGLAEGTYTLVLAEPIGCTHDTTFYIAEPAPVVASVSDTTICLSTSAIISASAVGGNGGYSYSWNQGLMGDGPHTVTPSATTMYQATATDILGCTSLPVQTTVTVLPALSVLANAPDSICIGGDAELTALPGGGNGGPYTLVWNEIGAGVVGAGDTIMVVPSAFGTDYVVTLNDNCNTPIVRDTVHVQWYRAPEPDFTVDKREDCFPAEINFTNTTDPDDVGTDCVWNFGDGNTATGCATAFNSYANVGCYDVTLTVYSPEGCVGDTTFPQFICARPYPIADFRWTPEVANILDPQVAFFNQSQFDVSWAWSFGADCDPDSAFFPDPVVLFPETEEATYPVWLHVTNEFGCPDSIMKLVFIEGVFSVYVPNAFTPDGDGVNDHFGPLGQGISDKEFEFTVFDRWGQPVFVTNDPGQWWDGKVSGAEQTQGVYAWRLDLVDRYESIDRQYFGHVTLVR from the coding sequence TTGAGCGTCAAGGCCCTGAACCCCACTGATGGCCTACTTTCACGGCCGCTGAAAACCAACCTGATGGTACGATCCCTGCCCCGCACCGTCCTTCCGTTCCTGTTCGCCTGCCTTTTGCCCCTGTTCTCCGCAGCCTCACACGTGAGCGGCGTGGACATCGGCTACGAGTGCTTGGGCAACAACCAGTACATGATCACCCTGAACATCTTCAGGGATTGCGATGGGATCACCATGAGCAATACCGAGGATGTGGAGATCACAAGCTCGTGCGGGCAAAGCCTCACGGTCACCTTGCAGCAAGCGCCGGGCACTGGTTACGAGATCAGCCAGTTGTGCCCGACCGATCTGCCCAACAGCACCTGCGGTGGTGGTGGCCTGCCCGGCATGGAGTACTACACCTATCAGGGCATCGTGACCCTGAACCCACCGTGCAACAGTTGGACGGTGGGCTGGGGAACCTGCTGCCGGAACGTTTCGGCCAACGTGCCCACGAGCAACTTGGACGATATCTGGGCCGAAGCCGTGTTGAACACAGCCACCGCGCCGTGCAACAACTCCCCGATCTTCACCGCTCAGCCGATACCGTACGTCTGCGCCGGCTTCCCTGTATCGTACAACTACGGTGTCTTCGATCCCGACGGTGATTCGTTGGTGTTCTCGTTCGTGCCCGGGCAGATGTTCAACAACAGCTACTTGACCTATGGTGCGGGTTTCTCCGGTTCCAATCCTGTGCCCGGCATCACGTTGGACCCCAACACGGGTGAGGTAGCCTTCAACGTGGCGGTGACCGGTAACTACATCGTGGTGGTGCAAGTGGACCAATACGACAGCAATGGCAACCTCGTGGGCAGTGTGATGCGCGACATGCAGTTCACTGTGATCGCCTGCACCAACATTCCGCCGATGGCACCGGCAGCCTACACCAACTTCAGCGGCACCGCGCTTTCCACCGGCCCCACCAGTTTGGAGATGTGCCTGGGCGATCAGTTCTGCATGGACCTGACGTTCACGGACGCGGATGTTGGTGACACCCTCACGCTCTCGTCGAACATCACTTTGGCCCTGCCCGGCGCCACGTTCACCCAAACGGGCGTCAACCCGGCCACGGCAACGGTTTGCTGGACGGCCATTGCCGGCACCAGCCCGGTCACCACGTTTTCCGTTGTGGCCGAAGACGATGCGTGCCCGGTGACCGGTCTTGCACAGCAGACGATCACCGTTCTCTTCCTGCCAAGGACCCTGACCGTGGAGGATTCCTTGCTGTGCGAACCGGCGCCTGTGACCCTCACCACCATCGGCGGTACCGTTTTCACCTGGAGCGTGCTCAGCGGCGATCCGATCCAATTGGGCGTGAACTTTTCGTGCAACCCCTGCGCCGACCCTGTTGCCACACCGGCGAACACCACCACCTACGAAGTGGTGAGCGACCTGCAGAGCACATGCGTGAACCGTGATACGGTGACGATCTACGTCATCCCTCCGTTCGGCTTCAATACCGTAACGCCTTACCAGACCACCTGCAACGGCGATAGCGATGGCTACGTTGAAGTGGAGCCCTGGGGCACTGCTGGTCCGGCTTGGAACTGGGAAGTGTTCGATGCGAACAACACCAGCGTGCTTGCCACCACAACGAACGCAGGCACCACATTGAGCGGCCTGGCCGAGGGCACGTACACCTTGGTGCTCGCCGAACCGATAGGCTGCACGCACGATACGACCTTCTACATCGCCGAGCCAGCCCCCGTGGTAGCCAGCGTTAGCGATACCACGATCTGCCTGAGCACCTCTGCGATCATTTCAGCGAGCGCGGTGGGTGGTAACGGTGGTTACTCGTACAGCTGGAACCAAGGTCTTATGGGAGATGGTCCGCACACGGTGACCCCGAGCGCGACCACGATGTACCAAGCGACCGCCACCGATATACTGGGCTGTACCTCCTTGCCCGTGCAGACGACGGTGACGGTGCTGCCCGCGTTGAGCGTGTTGGCCAATGCGCCGGACAGTATCTGTATTGGCGGTGATGCAGAACTCACCGCCCTGCCAGGTGGCGGCAATGGGGGGCCGTACACACTGGTGTGGAACGAGATAGGTGCTGGCGTGGTCGGAGCGGGTGACACCATCATGGTGGTTCCCTCGGCTTTCGGAACCGACTACGTGGTAACACTGAACGACAACTGCAACACACCCATCGTACGCGACACCGTGCATGTGCAATGGTACCGCGCTCCCGAACCGGACTTCACGGTTGACAAACGCGAAGACTGCTTCCCGGCGGAGATCAACTTCACCAACACGACCGACCCTGACGACGTGGGCACCGACTGCGTCTGGAATTTCGGCGACGGCAACACGGCCACGGGCTGCGCAACCGCGTTCAACAGCTACGCCAACGTGGGCTGTTACGATGTGACGCTCACGGTCTATTCACCTGAAGGCTGCGTAGGCGACACCACATTCCCGCAGTTCATCTGCGCACGGCCCTACCCCATCGCCGATTTCCGGTGGACGCCCGAAGTGGCCAACATCCTCGACCCCCAGGTGGCCTTCTTCAACCAGTCGCAGTTCGACGTGTCCTGGGCGTGGAGCTTCGGCGCCGACTGCGACCCCGACTCCGCCTTCTTTCCCGACCCCGTTGTGCTCTTCCCCGAGACCGAAGAAGCCACGTACCCCGTTTGGCTGCACGTCACCAACGAATTCGGATGTCCTGACAGCATCATGAAGCTGGTGTTCATCGAAGGTGTGTTCTCGGTTTACGTGCCGAACGCCTTCACACCTGACGGCGATGGCGTGAACGATCACTTCGGTCCCTTGGGCCAAGGCATCTCGGACAAGGAATTCGAGTTCACCGTGTTCGATCGCTGGGGCCAGCCGGTCTTCGTCACCAACGACCCCGGACAATGGTGGGACGGCAAGGTGAGCGGCGCTGAGCAGACCCAAGGTGTGTACGCTTGGCGCCTGGACCTGGTGGACAGGTACGAGAGCATCGACCGGCAGTACTTCGGTCATGTGACGCTGGTGCGCTGA